The Streptosporangiales bacterium genome includes a region encoding these proteins:
- a CDS encoding NADH-quinone oxidoreductase subunit L: MTGLAVAVVALPLLAAAVGLVPVRLLAGRRAEPSTVSISAITALAGTGLATLLLAPLWFVTIWQPTQVRELTARLTPTGTIDIAVGVRVDGLSATVAVLVCVVALAVQVYSVGYMRNEPRYRSYAAFVSLFTGAMLLVVFASDLIVLLVGWEVMGLCSYVLIGHHWERVDFSRAGVKAFLVTKLGDVPFMFGIFALGVAAESFRVSDVLAAAAEMNQLTVTVGTLLLLGGVVGKSAQFPLQTWLPDAMAGPTPVSALIHAATMVAAGAYLVARLYPVFLQSPTALAVLGVVAAITMFTAACAAFAQDDLKRVLAYSTVSQVAYMQAGLAMGGYAAGVEHLLTHGAFKAVLFLAAGAVILRVGTNLMSEMGGLYRVMPITYTCMLVGFAALVGVPPTSGFFSKDAVLEQSLHQLTAPQPLVPQSVAGVVLVAGALTAFMTAAYAARTVLLTFHGPRRTDVASGGDPELGMLVPMLVLSVPSLSLGLFGVHEGWLPSWFASADTGTPHAVLPGALTAVLSFVLVVVGVAVVYFAWVPHPERDPVRLVEPVRPLFARGFFVDDLYELVFVRGTAALGRAVVRLDTDGVDATVSDSGRLMGWLGALARRTQTGNAQWYVTGVVIGAVALAVGAVVLV; encoded by the coding sequence GTGACCGGCCTCGCGGTTGCCGTCGTAGCGCTGCCATTGCTCGCGGCAGCGGTCGGCCTGGTGCCCGTACGGCTGCTTGCCGGCCGCCGCGCCGAGCCGTCGACCGTGTCGATCAGCGCGATCACCGCGCTGGCCGGCACCGGCCTGGCCACCCTGCTGTTGGCGCCGCTGTGGTTCGTCACGATCTGGCAGCCCACCCAGGTACGCGAGCTGACCGCCAGGCTCACCCCCACGGGGACCATCGACATCGCCGTTGGCGTGCGCGTCGACGGGCTGTCCGCGACCGTGGCGGTGCTGGTGTGCGTCGTCGCGCTCGCCGTGCAGGTCTACTCCGTCGGGTACATGCGCAACGAGCCGCGGTACCGGTCGTACGCGGCGTTCGTCTCGCTGTTCACCGGAGCCATGCTGCTGGTGGTGTTCGCCTCCGACCTGATCGTGCTGCTGGTCGGCTGGGAAGTGATGGGCCTGTGCTCGTACGTGCTCATCGGGCACCACTGGGAGCGGGTCGACTTCTCCCGCGCCGGCGTGAAGGCGTTCCTCGTCACGAAGCTCGGCGACGTGCCGTTCATGTTCGGCATCTTCGCGCTCGGTGTGGCGGCGGAGTCGTTCCGCGTCAGTGACGTGTTGGCCGCTGCGGCCGAGATGAACCAGCTGACGGTGACCGTAGGCACGCTGCTGTTGCTCGGCGGCGTGGTCGGCAAGAGCGCCCAGTTCCCGCTGCAGACGTGGTTGCCGGACGCGATGGCCGGCCCGACGCCGGTCAGCGCGCTGATCCACGCGGCCACCATGGTGGCCGCGGGCGCATACCTTGTGGCGCGGCTGTACCCGGTGTTCCTGCAGTCGCCGACCGCCCTTGCGGTGCTCGGTGTGGTCGCCGCGATCACCATGTTCACCGCCGCGTGCGCCGCGTTCGCGCAGGACGACCTGAAGCGGGTGCTCGCGTACTCCACGGTCAGCCAGGTCGCGTACATGCAGGCCGGCCTCGCGATGGGCGGCTACGCGGCCGGGGTCGAGCACCTGCTCACCCACGGCGCGTTCAAGGCCGTGCTGTTCCTGGCCGCGGGGGCGGTGATACTCCGCGTCGGCACCAACCTGATGAGCGAGATGGGCGGGCTCTACCGGGTCATGCCGATCACGTACACGTGCATGCTGGTCGGCTTCGCCGCGCTCGTCGGGGTGCCGCCGACGTCCGGGTTCTTCTCCAAGGACGCCGTGCTCGAGCAGTCGCTGCACCAGCTGACCGCTCCCCAGCCGCTGGTGCCGCAGTCGGTGGCGGGCGTCGTGCTGGTCGCGGGCGCGCTGACCGCGTTCATGACCGCCGCGTACGCCGCCCGCACAGTGCTGCTGACCTTCCACGGGCCGCGGCGGACGGACGTCGCGTCGGGCGGCGACCCGGAGCTCGGCATGCTCGTGCCGATGCTCGTGCTCAGCGTGCCGTCGCTGTCGCTCGGCCTGTTCGGTGTGCACGAGGGCTGGCTGCCGAGCTGGTTCGCCAGCGCGGACACCGGTACGCCGCACGCGGTGCTGCCGGGCGCGCTGACCGCCGTGCTCTCGTTCGTGCTGGTCGTCGTCGGCGTGGCCGTCGTCTACTTCGCCTGGGTTCCGCACCCGGAACGCGACCCGGTGCGCCTGGTGGAGCCGGTGCGGCCGCTGTTCGCGCGCGGGTTCTTCGTCGACGACCTCTACGAGCTGGTGTTCGTGCGTGGCACGGCAGCGCTCGGCCGCGCAGTGGTGCGGCTCGACACCGACGGCGTGGACGCGACCGTCTCGGACTCCGGCCGGCTGATGGGCTGGCTCGGTGCGTTGGCCAGGCGTACGCAGACCGGCAACGCCCAGTGGTACGTCACCGGCGTCGTGATCGGCGCGGTGGCGTTGGCCGTCGGGGCGGTGGTGCTGGTATGA
- the nuoK gene encoding NADH-quinone oxidoreductase subunit NuoK, protein MHVVVPVVVAALLFSLGVYGVLARRNAILVLMSVELMLNAVNLNLVAFDVWLGDQLYGGQVLTLYVVVIAAAEVGLGLAIVLLVYRRRRIIDVDRLRQLRESGADPSELGPQQPEEPQPATSPPPQEVTK, encoded by the coding sequence GTGCACGTCGTCGTCCCCGTCGTCGTCGCAGCGCTGCTGTTCTCCCTTGGTGTCTACGGCGTGCTCGCCCGCCGCAACGCGATCCTCGTGCTGATGTCCGTCGAGCTGATGCTGAACGCGGTGAACCTGAACCTGGTCGCGTTCGACGTCTGGCTCGGTGACCAGCTCTACGGCGGGCAGGTCCTCACCCTCTACGTGGTGGTGATCGCGGCCGCTGAGGTCGGGCTGGGGCTCGCGATCGTCCTGTTGGTCTACCGGCGGCGCCGGATCATCGACGTGGACAGGCTCAGGCAGCTGCGGGAGTCCGGCGCCGACCCCAGCGAGCTAGGGCCGCAGCAGCCGGAGGAGCCGCAGCCGGCCACGTCCCCGCCCCCGCAGGAGGTCACCAAGTGA